The following are from one region of the Salvia hispanica cultivar TCC Black 2014 chromosome 1, UniMelb_Shisp_WGS_1.0, whole genome shotgun sequence genome:
- the LOC125202003 gene encoding berberine bridge enzyme-like 18, protein MIHEHFHLLLLVICSCSWAASAYGADNDFLHCLSQQSHNYSSFSTVVYTHVNSSYTSVLQFSIRNLRFESESTPKPQVIITPRHESQIPPVIYCARQSSWEIRTRSGGHDFEGLSYVSQLPFVIVDLIGLSDIKVDVEEKTAWVEAGATIGSLYYRIAEKSPVLGFPAGFCPTVGVGGHFSGGGYGTMLRKYGLAADNVVDARIVDVEGRILDRKSMGEDLFWAIRGGGGASFGVITAWKVQLVDVPEIVTAFTVVKTLEQNATQLVHRWQYVASKLDQKLYIGVTMIMVDATFQAIFWLHFLGSVEEMLPMLQESFPELGVVREDCSEMSWIQSVVYFSSAPFRPSSPEQPPEFLLDRTLFVAPNAKVKSDYVQKPIPESGLEGIVRLLNEAGGEGAMVYTIPYGGRMAEISGSTTPFPHRAGILYKLACIVSWLGDEARDSDMYMSWSRRYYRYMAPYVSRNPREAYLNYRDLDIGVNNVGGKTSYAEASVWGKKYFKSNFDRLVRVKTVVDPHDFFRNEQSIPPLLSRYNIKKGTKMHASETVDGDVLSLIM, encoded by the coding sequence TGATTTTCTTCACTGTCTCTCTCAACAATCCCATAACTATTCCTCTTTCTCCACAGTTGTTTACACCCATGTAAACTCTTCCTACACTTCCGTCCTTCAATTCTCCATCCGAAACCTCAGATTCGAGTCCGAATCAACTCCTAAACCGCAGGTGATCATAACCCCGCGACACGAATCCCAGATCCCGCCTGTCATATACTGTGCTAGACAAAGTAGTTGGGAAATCAGAACTCGAAGCGGCGGCCATGACTTCGAGGGTTTGTCTTACGTATCCCAACTCCCGTTCGTGATCGTTGATTTGATCGGTCTCAGTGACATCAAAGTCGATGTTGAGGAGAAAACCGCATGGGTCGAAGCGGGTGCAACCATCGGATCTTTATACTACAGGATCGCAGAAAAAAGTCCGGTTCTCGGATTCCCTGCCGGCTTTTGCCCGACGGTTGGCGTTGGTGGCCACTTTAGCGGCGGGGGTTATGGTACAATGCTGAGAAAATACGGATTGGCAGCTGACAACGTCGTTGATGCAAGAATAGTCGATGTGGAAGGCAGAATTCTGGATAGAAAATCAATGGGTGAAGATTTGTTCTGGGCCATCAGGGGCGGTGGAGGTGCCAGTTTTGGCGTGATCACTGCCTGGAAGGTACAACTGGTGGACGTGCCAGAAATAGTCACTGCTTTCACAGTGGTAAAGACACTGGAACAGAATGCGACTCAACTAGTTCACCGCTGGCAATATGTGGCTTCAAAACTCGACCAAAAGTTGTATATCGGCGTCACCATGATTATGGTTGACGCGACGTTCCAAGCGATTTTTTGGTTGCATTTCCTCGGCTCTGTCGAGGAAATGCTTCCGATGTTGCAAGAGAGTTTCCCTGAGCTGGGTGTGGTAAGAGAAGACTGCTCCGAGATGAGCTGGATCCAATCTGTCGTGTATTTCTCCTCGGCCCCGTTCAGGCCGTCTTCCCCGGAGCAGCCACCAGAATTTTTACTCGACCGGACTTTGTTTGTTGCACCGAACGCGAAAGTGAAATCCGACTATGTGCAGAAACCCATTCCTGAAAGCGGGCTCGAAGGCATCGTGAGACTGCTCAACGAAGCGGGAGGAGAGGGAGCGATGGTGTACACAATTCCATATGGTGGAAGAATGGCCGAAATTTCTGGATCCACCACTCCATTCCCGCACAGGGCGGGAATCTTGTACAAACTTGCTTGTATAGTGAGCTGGCTGGGAGACGAGGCTCGGGATTCGGACATGTACATGAGTTGGAGCAGGAGGTACTACAGGTACATGGCTCCTTATGTTTCGAGGAATCCGAGGGAAGCGTACCTCAACTACAGAGATCTCGACATTGGAGTCAATAACGTTGGAGGTAAGACAAGTTATGCGGAGGCGAGCGTTTGGGGGAAGAAATATTTCAAGAGTAATTTTGATCGGCTTGTTCGGGTGAAGACGGTGGTTGATCCACACGATTTCTTTAGGAATGAACAGAGCATCCCGCCGTTACTTTCTAGATACAATATTAAGAAAGGGACTAAGATGCATGCTTCAGAAACTGTAGATGGTGATGTTCTGAGCTTAATAATGTGA
- the LOC125201330 gene encoding tetrahydrocannabinolic acid synthase-like isoform X2: protein MKTSSITLSFFLVLILLSSWTVFADEQDDFLECLSQTCQNYYSISNVVYTPANSSYTSILEFSIRNTRFMSESTPKPQVIVTPEYEYQIPPVILCAKQSSLEIRTRSGGHDMEGLSYVSQVPFVIIDLINLSEVTVDVDAKTAWIEAGATTGIVYYRIAEKSSTLGFPGAICVTVGVGGHYSAGGYGAMLRKHGLAGDNVIDARIINANGTILDRASMGEDLFWAITGGGGGSFGVITAWKVQLVDVPETVTVFSISRTVEAQNGTGLWHRWQYVVPQADKDLFVGVIVYRVNSTVIVNFFSVYQGGADALVSYMQEIFPELGLLREDCTEMSWIQSTLFSNQMPIDPLETLLNRTQAGISQLKAKSDYVRTPVPLDAIEGMVTMLREPEADGTIYYMVPYGGRMDEIPESQTPFPHRAGALYKLASLTYWEDSQAADSDKYISWSRRYYEYMTPYVSSSPREAYLNYRDLDIGVNNVVGETSYEQASVWAKPYYKDNFDHLVRVKTAVDPDNFFRNEQSIPPFPRAADI, encoded by the exons ATGAAAACTTCTTCAATAACTCTCTCATTCTTTCTTGTTTTAATCTTGTTGAGCTCATGGACAGTTTTTGCCGATGAACAAGATGATTTTCTTGAATGTCTCTCTCAGACATGCCAAAACTACTATTCGATTTCCAACGTTGTTTACACCCCTGCAAACTCTTCCTACACTTCCATCCTTGAATTCTCGATCCGAAACACGAGATTCATGTCGGAATCTACTCCTAAACCGCAAGTGATCGTAACCCCTGAATACGAATATCAGATCCCGCCTGTCATACTCTGCGCCAAACAAAGCAGTCTAGAGATCAGAACTCGAAGTGGCGGCCATGACATGGAGGGACTGTCTTATGTCTCACAGGTCCCGTTCGTGATCATTGATTTGATCAATCTCAGCGAAGTCACGGTCGACGTTGACGCAAAAACGGCCTGGATTGAAGCGGGCGCAACCACCGGCATCGTATACTACAGGATTGCGGAAAAGAGCTCCACTCTGGGATTTCCTGGAGCTATATGCGTAACGGTCGGCGTAGGCGGGCACTATAGTGCAGGAGGCTACGGTGCAATGTTGAGAAAACACGGACTAGCAGGAGATAACGTTATTGATGCAAGAATAATCAACGCGAACGGAACAATTCTTGACAGGGCATCAATGGGCGAGGATCTGTTCTGGGCAATCACAGGCGGTGGAGGTGGCAGTTTCGGCGTGATCACCGCCTGGAAGGTACAACTGGTGGACGTTCCAGAAACTGTCACTGTTTTCTCAATCAGTAGGACCGTGGAAGCACAGAACGGCACCGGACTCTGGCACCGCTGGCAATATGTTGTGCCTCAAGCCGACAAAGATTTGTTTGTTGGAGTCATTGTTTACAGGGTGAACTCGACGGTTATTGTTAACTTCTTCTCAGTGTACCAAGGTGGCGCCGACGCATTAGTTTCATACATGCAAGAAATCTTCCCTGAGTTAGGACTACTGAGAGAAGACTGCACGGAAATGAGCTGGATCCAATCGACCTTATTTAGCAACCAAATGCCGATCGATCCACTAGAAACTCTTCTCAACCGGACTCAGGCCGGTATCAGCCAGCTCAAAGCCAAATCCGACTATGTCCGAACACCGGTTCCTTTGGACGCGATTGAAGGTATGGTGACTATGTTACGCGAACCGGAAGCAGATGGGACTATTTACTACATGGTTCCGTATGGTGGAAGAATGGATGAAATACCCGAATCGCAGACTCCATTTCCCCACAGAGCCGGTGCACT CTACAAGCTTGCTAGCTTGACATACTGGGAAGACTCTCAGGCGGCTGATTCGGATAAATACATAAGCTGGAGCCGAAGGTATTACGAATACATGACTCCTTATGTGTCGAGCTCCCCCAGGGAAGCGTATCTCAACTACAGAGATCTCGACATTGGAGTGAATAACGTTGTTGGTGAGACGAGTTATGAACAAGCCAGTGTTTGGGCGAAGCCGTATTACAAGGACAATTTCGATCATCTTGTTCGTGTGAAGACCGCAGTTGATCCGGACAATTTCTTTAGGAACGAACAGAGCATTCCGCCGTTTCCACGTGCCGCAGATATTTGA
- the LOC125201330 gene encoding tetrahydrocannabinolic acid synthase-like isoform X1 produces MKTSSITLSFFLVLILLSSWTVFADEQDDFLECLSQTCQNYYSISNVVYTPANSSYTSILEFSIRNTRFMSESTPKPQVIVTPEYEYQIPPVILCAKQSSLEIRTRSGGHDMEGLSYVSQVPFVIIDLINLSEVTVDVDAKTAWIEAGATTGIVYYRIAEKSSTLGFPGAICVTVGVGGHYSAGGYGAMLRKHGLAGDNVIDARIINANGTILDRASMGEDLFWAITGGGGGSFGVITAWKVQLVDVPETVTVFSISRTVEAQNGTGLWHRWQYVVPQADKDLFVGVIVYRVNSTVIVNFFSVYQGGADALVSYMQEIFPELGLLREDCTEMSWIQSTLFSNQMPIDPLETLLNRTQAGISQLKAKSDYVRTPVPLDAIEGMVTMLREPEADGTIYYMVPYGGRMDEIPESQTPFPHRAGALYKLAGLTYWPDSEAANTDSYISWSRRYYEYMTPYVSSSPREAYLNYRDLDLGVNNVVGETSYEQASIWAKPYYKDNFDRLVQVKTAVDPDNFFRYEQSIPPVSTYVADI; encoded by the coding sequence ATGAAAACTTCTTCAATAACTCTCTCATTCTTTCTTGTTTTAATCTTGTTGAGCTCATGGACAGTTTTTGCCGATGAACAAGATGATTTTCTTGAATGTCTCTCTCAGACATGCCAAAACTACTATTCGATTTCCAACGTTGTTTACACCCCTGCAAACTCTTCCTACACTTCCATCCTTGAATTCTCGATCCGAAACACGAGATTCATGTCGGAATCTACTCCTAAACCGCAAGTGATCGTAACCCCTGAATACGAATATCAGATCCCGCCTGTCATACTCTGCGCCAAACAAAGCAGTCTAGAGATCAGAACTCGAAGTGGCGGCCATGACATGGAGGGACTGTCTTATGTCTCACAGGTCCCGTTCGTGATCATTGATTTGATCAATCTCAGCGAAGTCACGGTCGACGTTGACGCAAAAACGGCCTGGATTGAAGCGGGCGCAACCACCGGCATCGTATACTACAGGATTGCGGAAAAGAGCTCCACTCTGGGATTTCCTGGAGCTATATGCGTAACGGTCGGCGTAGGCGGGCACTATAGTGCAGGAGGCTACGGTGCAATGTTGAGAAAACACGGACTAGCAGGAGATAACGTTATTGATGCAAGAATAATCAACGCGAACGGAACAATTCTTGACAGGGCATCAATGGGCGAGGATCTGTTCTGGGCAATCACAGGCGGTGGAGGTGGCAGTTTCGGCGTGATCACCGCCTGGAAGGTACAACTGGTGGACGTTCCAGAAACTGTCACTGTTTTCTCAATCAGTAGGACCGTGGAAGCACAGAACGGCACCGGACTCTGGCACCGCTGGCAATATGTTGTGCCTCAAGCCGACAAAGATTTGTTTGTTGGAGTCATTGTTTACAGGGTGAACTCGACGGTTATTGTTAACTTCTTCTCAGTGTACCAAGGTGGCGCCGACGCATTAGTTTCATACATGCAAGAAATCTTCCCTGAGTTAGGACTACTGAGAGAAGACTGCACGGAAATGAGCTGGATCCAATCGACCTTATTTAGCAACCAAATGCCGATCGATCCACTAGAAACTCTTCTCAACCGGACTCAGGCCGGTATCAGCCAGCTCAAAGCCAAATCCGACTATGTCCGAACACCGGTTCCTTTGGACGCGATTGAAGGTATGGTGACTATGTTACGCGAACCGGAAGCAGATGGGACTATTTACTACATGGTTCCGTATGGTGGAAGAATGGATGAAATACCCGAATCGCAGACTCCATTTCCCCACAGAGCCGGTGCACTCTACAAGCTTGCCGGCCTAACTTACTGGCCAGACTCAGAGGCTGCTAACACGGACAGTTACATAAGCTGGAGCCGAAGGTATTATGAATACATGACTCCTTATGTGTCGAGCTCGCCCAGGGAAGCGTATCTCAACTACAGAGATCTCGACCTTGGAGTTAATAACGTTGTTGGTGAGACGAGTTATGAACAAGCTAGTATTTGGGCGAAGCCGTATTACAAGGATAATTTCGATCGTCTTGTTCAGGTGAAAACTGCCGTTGATCCGGACAATTTCTTTAGGTACGAACAGAGCATTCCGCCGGTGTCGACTTATGTTGCGGATATTTAA
- the LOC125188818 gene encoding tetrahydrocannabinolic acid synthase-like gives MKTSSISTFTFFILSILSISWPTSADFLQCLSQTCHNYSSISKVVYTPSNSSYTSILRSSIRNSRFLSESTPKPQVIITPDHESQIPPVILCAKQSGLEIRTRSGGHDMEGLSYISQVPFVVVDLVNLSEVTVDVKKKTAWIEAGATTGVVYYRIAEKSPTLGFPGSLCTTVGVSGHYSGGGYGALVRKYGLAADNVVDAIIINVNGKILDRKSMGEDLFWAIRGGGAASFGIITAWKVQLVDVPKTVTVFSINRNVEKQNGAELWYRWQTVVPKANKDLFFRVIVSRTNASVIVNFLSVFQGGADRLVSYMQEIFPELGIVRKDCTEMSWVQSTLFSNRLPINPLEALLNRTRPGLRQYKAKSDYVRKPLPLNVIKHIVNMLREPEAGETTYWMVPYGGRIEEISESETPFPHRGGVLYKLADFTYWQDSQAADAESYISWSRRYYEYMTPYVSSSPREAYLNYRDLDLGVNNVDGETSYEQASVWGKPYYKDNFDRLVRVKTIVDPENFFRNEQSIPPLL, from the coding sequence atgaaaacttcttcaatctcaACTTTtacattctttattttatcaatcttGTCCATCTCATGGCCAACTTCTGCTGATTTTCTTCAATGTCTCTCTCAAACATGCCACAACTACTCTTCGATTTCCAAAGTTGTTTACACCCCTTCAAACTCTTCTTACACTTCCATCCTAAGATCCTCCATCCGAAACTCAAGATTCCTGTCGGAATCCACTCCTAAACCGCAAGTGATCATAACCCCAGATCACGAATCTCAGATCCCGCCTGTCATACTCTGCGCCAAACAAAGTGGCCTAGAGATCAGAACCCGAAGCGGCGGCCATGACATGGAGGGACTATCTTACATCTCACAAGTCCCGTTCGTGGTCGTTGACTTGGTCAATCTCAGCGAAGTCACAGTCGACGTCAAGAAGAAAACAGCCTGGATCGAAGCGGGCGCAACCACCGGTGTCGTGTATTACAGGATCGCCGAAAAGAGCCCCACTCTGGGATTTCCCGGGTCTCTTTGCACCACGGTCGGCGTCAGCGGGCACTACAGTGGAGGAGGCTACGGAGCACTAGTAAGAAAATACGGCCTCGCAGCTGACAACGTCGTAGACGCAATAATCATCAACGTCAACGGAAAAATCCTAGACAGAAAATCAATGGGCGAGGATCTGTTCTGGGCAATCAGAGGTGGCGGAGCCGCCAGTTTCGGCATCATCACTGCTTGGAAAGTACAGCTGGTGGATGTTCCAAAAACAGTCACTGTTTTCTCAATCAACAGGAATGTTGAGAAACAGAACGGCGCTGAACTGTGGTACCGCTGGCAAACAGTGGTGCCAAAAGCCAACAAAGATTTGTTTTTCCGTGTCATCGTTTCCCGGACGAACGCGTCAGTCATTGTCAACTTCTTGTCAGTGTTCCAAGGCGGCGCGGACAGATTAGTTTCATACATGCAAGAAATCTTCCCTGAGCTAGGGATAGTGAGAAAAGACTGCACGGAAATGAGCTGGGTCCAATCCACCTTATTTAGCAACCGATTGCCAATCAATCCACTAGAGGCTCTGCTTAACCGGACCCGGCCCGGTCTCAGACAATATAAGGCCAAGTCGGATTATGTTCGGAAACCCCTTCCGTTGAACGTAATCAAACACATAGTGAACATGCTACGCGAACCGGAAGCGGGCGAGACTACTTACTGGATGGTGCCATACGGCGGGAGAATAGAAGAGATATCAGAATCGGAGACTCCGTTTCCTCACAGAGGTGGTGTGCTTTACAAACTTGCTGACTTCACTTACTGGCAAGACTCTCAGGCTGCGGATGCGGAGAGTTACATAAGCTGGAGTCGAAGGTATTACGAATACATGACTCCTTATGTGTCGAGCTCACCCAGGGAAGCGTATCTCAACTACAGAGATCTTGACCTCGGAGTTAATAACGTTGATGGTGAGACGAGTTATGAACAAGCTAGCGTTTGGGGGAAGCCGTATTATAAGGACAATTTCGATCGTCTTGTTCGGGTGAAAACCATTGTTGATCCGGAGAATTTCTTCAGGAATGAACAGAGCATTCCACCATTGTTGTAA
- the LOC125202066 gene encoding berberine bridge enzyme-like 18 has product MSPPSISTLSFFLLFVSSCSSAVYADGHGDFIQCLSRQSNYSSLSNDVYTLANSSYTSILQSTIRNTRFASISTPKPQVIITPEHESQISHVISCARQTGLEIRTRSGGHDMEGLSYVSQVPFVIIDLVNLSEVTVNVDEKTAWIEAGATTGTVYYRIAEKSPILAFPGAICTTVGVSGHFSGGGYGPLMRKHGLAGDNVVDAKIIDANGKILDRKSMGEDLFWAIRGGGGASFGVITAWKVQLVDVPETVTVFSVIRPLDQNSTELVQRWQYVASKADNDLFVGVYLFRVNSTIQANLFSLFLGRADRLLPLMQETFPELGLAREEVREMSWVQSTLFLNQGQQEPLEVLLNRTQPGLRQLKTRSDYVQTPMPEDGFNGILRMLSEPEADETLMYMVPYGGRMDEIPESATPFPHRAGNLYMIASLVYWQDNEARDTERYLSWSRSYNSYMIPYVSSSPRQAYFNYRDLEIGVNNPNGKTSYAEASVWGKAYYKDNFDRLVKVKTVIDPTNFFKNEQSIPPLHSKWT; this is encoded by the coding sequence ATGAGTCCTCCATCAATCTcaactctctctttctttcttcttttcgTATCGTCGTGCTCATCTGCAGTATATGCGGATGGCCACGGCGATTTCATCCAATGCCTCTCCCGGCAATCCAACTACTCGTCCCTTTCGAACGACGTTTACACTCTCGCAAACTCGTCCTACACTTCGATCTTGCAATCCACCATCCGTAACACAAGATTCGCGTCCATATCCACTCCCAAGCCGCAAGTGATCATAACCCCTGAACACGAATCCCAGATCTCGCATGTCATATCATGCGCTAGACAAACCGGTCTGGAAATCAGAACCCGAAGCGGCGGCCATGACATGGAGGGACTGTCTTACGTCTCGCAAGTCCCGTTCGTGATCATTGACTTGGTCAACCTCAGCGAGGTCACGGTCAACGTTGACGAGAAAACAGCCTGGATCGAAGCAGGCGCCACCACCGGCACTGTATACTACAGAATCGCAGAAAAAAGCCCTATCCTCGCATTCCCCGGAGCCATCTGCACTACAGTGGGCGTCAGCGGCCATTTCAGCGGAGGAGGCTATGGCCCATTGATGAGAAAGCACGGCCTCGCTGGGGATAATGTCGTCGACGCGAAAATCATTGACGCCAACGGCAAAATCCTGGATAGGAAGTCAATGGGCGAGGATCTGTTCTGGGCGATCagaggcggcggaggcgcCAGTTTCGGCGTGATCACTGCCTGGAAGGTACAACTGGTGGATGTTCCAGAAACAGTCACTGTTTTCTCAGTCATCAGGCCACTGGACCAGAACTCCACTGAACTGGTCCAGCGCTGGCAATACGTGGCGTCTAAAGCCGACAATGATTTATTCGTTGGAGTCTACCTATTCAGGGTGAACTCCACCATCCAAGCTAACTTATTCTCCCTCTTCCTCGGCCGCGCCGACAGGCTACTTCCACTGATGCAGGAAACCTTCCCAGAGTTAGGGTTAGCAAGAGAAGAAGTCAGAGAAATGAGTTGGGTCCAATCCACATTATTCCTCAACCAAGGTCAACAAGAGCCGCTCGAGGTCTTGCTAAACCGGACTCAACCCGGTCTTAGACAGCTTAAAACTAGATCCGACTACGTGCAAACCCCCATGCCAGAAGATGGATTCAATGGCATTTTACGAATGCTTTCTGAACCGGAAGCAGATGAAACCCTAATGTACATGGTCCCATACGGCGGGAGAATGGACGAGATACCTGAATCCGCCACTCCATTTCCGCACAGAGCCGGAAACTTGTACATGATCGCTAGTTTAGTTTACTGGCAAGACAACGAGGCTCGGGATACGGAAAGGTACTTGAGCTGGAGCAGAAGTTACAACAGTTACATGATTCCTTACGTGTCGAGCTCGCCTAGGCAAGCGTACTTCAACTACAGAGATCTCGAGATCGGAGTGAATAACCCTAATGGGAAGACGAGTTATGCGGAGGCCAGCGTTTGGGGGAAGGCGTATTACAAGGATAATTTCGATCGTCTTGTTAAGGTTAAAACGGTAATTGATCCGACTAATTTCTTCAAGAATGAACAGAGCATTCCGCCGTTGCATTCTAAGTGGACTTAG